The nucleotide window TTAAACGACAAatcatggcatcaaatcgcggttaattaatcgtgaatttttcataacatgacaaaaccgcatttttttttctttttagtcggcctatgtggctacatcaacttacatgtacggatttatactgaatgcataatcgtttgggtcatcctgcaacaggagatccagggcatcttcttctgacatcaggtcgttttaaagTTGTAAAATACAAGTGTTCGCTGTGACAGTCACGGTGAGCTGTGTTGTTTTCATTGAAACGGAAACATGTGTGTTCTccgtgcaaactttcagaaaaccccgcgagGCCTGCGATCCGGATaacggaaaaataaaagtatgcAGGCTATATATAGGCgaacttcttttttgttttctttctttggcagagaaaaaaattattactgttccgaacaaatataacgtttatatctgaatttgaagtactttatttatcttttttttaaattcaatctgccgatgtaacattctcaataggtgttttatgaagctacatgtaggttgtgtaactgttataaaccaatattggttttatgctttttaaaaaaagcagagacacctggctgattatttcatacatgtatgtatgttgttttagtgtatcaacaggtactgaatttaccaaaagaggacaatacaaatagttttcaccactttattgtgcgTCAATTGCTGTTAGCGACATcgatttgtcgctaatttttaagaaaaccacgcagcatgtcccaatttcattttatggtactataaaaactaccgagaattataatatgaataagggtccatcaaaaagaacatttcctctacttttacaggatGTATTTACTCTTCCCTtattccatatataaatatagataaaacgccgatctgtttaaacattgagaaataaaaccgtaaaacaacgtatatgtgcaaaaaattgctgttttcttataactttgccaggcattaaaaataatttttatatgtactgaaagCAGGAAATATATGCttctcaaaaatataaaaaaaatattgcattcatagggaaaataaaaaaaaatcatagcagggggaaatggccttgcgacaaagcgttgcgtcatatttagacgaagtcatctttcattttaaatgcttttttaaatttaatggctttatttattcaattgatttttgcatagttaaaaaatatagaaaatttccaaaaatatgatatataaaacatatatattacgtccttagtttcaaagatttatggacactccttttgcgtagtcctgtttttacgcgctatCGGTCATATTGACCGATACGGTAGAGAGAGGGTTAAGGTAGCGTGAATTTACTTCcccggaattccttactccgtcatatAATAGTTGAAGAACGAGAAGCGTTCCGAAAGTGTCTTGGTGTGACTGTGACTGACTCGATGACGGTAGCTAGAAAAAATCAATcatagtttagattaggaaAGATATCCGTCAAGGTTTGTAGTAATGGTAGATTAAATGTTTCGTCCGTCTGGTACTTTTGGCCACCAAAACCACCAATCCATGCAtagctgcgctacgtaaacaaagttgttgatcgATCAAAGCATTGTAATCTTCGAGTGCTGTGAGattaaataatatttatgcagTCATTAAGATGCTAATCAAAGTTTTATCCAATAAGAGGAAGCTGGTGGATCCATTTAACATGGACAACGAAATTATAATTTCGTTTGGTGACTGAACAAAATGCCATGAATTTGTATTCAACAGTTCAACTCACATTTTCTCTGCTATTTAACAACGCAATAAATATATCCGATggtaaaagtcaagaaacacaaaactcaaataacatttcactgttctGTAGTTTTATTCCAAAGATAAATATATCATCAAGGTATCTTTTCCAATCATGGCGAATATATTGTGCAAAATTTACATAAATATCTCAGGAAGTTTATTCTGTAGCTTTTCTTCCAAGCAACCCATTACTAAGATTGCATAGGTAGGAATCACCAATAGCTGTGCCTTTTATTCGAAGATAGAAATCATCGTCAAATTGAAAGTGGTTATTCTCTGGAGCTACTTGAAAAGCTTTAAGTATAAAGTCTTTAGAAAATCTTTCGCTAATGTCTGTTGGATATTTCTCAATCCAAACTTTTACAGCTTCTAGTCCCAAGTCATATGGTATTTTGGTATAAAGACTGGTAACATCAAAACTAACTAGAAGTGTGGTTTCCTGTACTTTTTCTGAAATGTAATTGAGAAAATCCAAATCATCACCAACAAAAATACTCGTAAGTACCTTTTTGCATATTTGTTTAACAATTGAATCAAGCAGATTACTTATTCTTTGAGTGCATCTACTTATTGTACAGGACCTTCCTCAAGCACGTCAGTTGTTTTAGTTTATCAAGATCATTGCAGAATAagttgtaatataaatatacccTCTAAGATTATGTGCAAAAATTATTGCGATGTGGAAAATGCGATAGAAGTTAACTTTTTCATTCTTTGGGCAGCGCTTGTAATTCACATTTGTAATGACAAAATAATATACTTATCAATGTAATCATTTGTAAATTGAATATGAGTTAATTGATGTTTTTGCAGTTACTCAATCTGAAGTCAGACAGATGTTGACAAAAGCTGTCAGGTAAAATGTTGGTTCCCGAAATAGAACGTTAAATTGTGTGTTTCTCTGCATCGGTAGGCACAGAGCTGGTCACGTATGGAAGTGCAGTGCGAGTTTGTCGCGGTATGGATTGAATGAGCGTAGCCCCTGCACAGACAAATATCGCACTAGTGTGACCGAAGATATGTAAGTTTTTATGTTATTTGATCGTATACATATTTTGCTTAATGCAGATGTTacattgaaagaaaataaattcaacgAGTCCTTTACAGAAGCACAGCTACTAAACTATTTTCactgttacatgtgtatgtaagaCGATATGTCTTGAATTAATTTGCTTTCCAGTATGCTTGTTAGATATACTGTAAAGCatcatatatattccatatcaATTCTAATTTATTGGTAGTTTTATGTTTTGAGAGTGCATGTCTTAATGTTGCCAACTCACATTTGAATCAATtgatatatattcaaaacataaACATTTAACACGTGATTTTCTTGTCACGTAAGCTAAACTAAGTCGTTACCTAATTGGAAAATTCCTTTTAAACATTGCATAATTCGAGATATTTAGTTTCTCGGTATCAGATCGGAGTAAAATCTATACGTACATACTTACAGAGACAGGCATTATGTGTGAACCTACTACTGAAGAAGGTACGTGTGTCCTaaggttcctgacatagggCAGATTCATACATATCGATGTATGCGTATATGCTTTTGTTTATTCCATGAATATCCTTCATTTTAATCATATGTCTCATATTTGAAATGACAACTTAAGGGAACTGATTGCATGTGTCAATAATGGTGTattttctttcatatcataGATGTAAGTAACCCGTCTGTAGGGTGAATGAAATGTCATGAAATTGTCCATACTACAACatataattatgataaaataGTACGAACATTaagatatcaaaaatataatgGTTATCCACAAATATATACAGTGAAGACAGCTAGTGTAAATAAAGGGGAAAATAGCTAGTTAGCATACATTTCACCAAACAAAGCGATGTGATTATCAGATTAGTGattcatatttcaaacaaatgCAATACAATATTCAATCTAACGGTTACAAAGAAGAACTTTATAATGATTCAAACGTATAAGAGGAGtatcaaaatcccgcattagacatattaaaataaaagtatGTACGATATATCCATCTGTCTTTAGTAAATCAGAAGTGATAAACGAATtcgataggttacatgaggaatatgatTTGGTTTCAGCTCACAAATTATAACAAGATTGTCGTTGTAAGGCTCATcgttacaactgtattttaaacgaacttggcattaattccacttttgttGATCGTACGTATACTCCAACTAATCTTTCAAAGGTGAAATTCATCAAAACCATGCTTCTGTTTTacacacatttgatatcccagttaatgggtcggatgaatatgagttaccctACCTATACTGGATTGCTAAACTTCATATAaagtcttacaaacaaagattcAGTACGTACTCGACCAAGCCCctgtctttgctcctcacgaaaatattaacaactgtgaagAAGTAACTTCCAACGTACTGCCAGAAgtaatgtaaatgaaatgtgcATTCTAAAAacaatctaaagaacttttagcaaATTTTAAATagcaaaactttttttttcaaatcaacgaaatcaaaatgtatgacttcTCAATACCttacacgatcattcctcacgTTAAGCTAAAGAGcgaactttttgacatcatagacagctgcttcttcaacaaaaatggaaaacccTAACATttctatctagtgatcagtcatcccaaaCAAAAGAATAGTTTGCTAAACATctctctgattccacgcacaagtactctgaaattggaattaaaagatgctggagttcctcattgacaataatTTCGTGGTCTTTGGCGTGATTGTCTGTTGAACTTCCCATTTTgcccctttgttagctgacctgtttttatatttctatgaaaCAGAATGTATTGAAAAACGTtcatgtgagaagaaaaatatcttactgtggccttcaatttgacatttagatatattgacaacgttttatctattaacaataactttcattcacgTCATCCGATATATcctagtgaactcgaaataaaagacaccacagagtcgtctacttctgtttcatacttagaaattttattaaaagtagatgtTGGCGGCAAACTggcaactcaactttatgacaagccGTATGAtttcggcttctccatcgtcaacttcccatatttatgtagcaatatttcaatatcatctGCATACGGTGTTTATCTATCAACTAATTCGACACACAGGAGCTTGTTATGCATAtcgtcagtttttaaatagaggcaGATTACAGACAAACAAATTTATGGTGCAGGAGTTTGTCAGTCTCATTTGTGAATTCATGCAAATTGAAAGGTCActggtcgggggggggggggattaacaTGGAGTTCCATTTGTACTTTAATTTCTATTAGataatattttagatatgttgATTCCGTATTTTCATTTGTAtgttaaatataatatataactaATGATGGGACTAGACATTTATTACCCGGTAGACTCGTACCCACGTTCGCCAACAAATACTCTACATTAGCTTCGTTTTCTTCAATAATTAAATTTAGTTACCTTAAggtcagaaaaaaaaatcgatcGCAGGCTAggttaaatcaaatatttataccGCTATTAGTCTTTCCAGAACAAGTACATAAACACTTGTTTTGTCGAATATTGTCCTGTATgatttatgaaagaaaaactgaaatacattttAGAAAGAACTggataaattcaaaataattgtaCACTTGATGCATGTACTCTAATAATATGAAGGTGAATATTAAGCACGAAAAATGCGATTTATCTTGGGATGTGATAACATATTACCagcatttaaaactttaatattttgaaaattaggtgGGCTTAAAGAGTAAATCATCATATATAcctgtaattattttttttacagattgAAGTTATGTATACGTAATTGATTTTCCAAGTCAACTATATCTACAGAATATATATCGTAAGTACAAACgttgaagataacagtgatcaaccccaaatcctataaggaatacaaattgataatagggcaaacacggacgaGAAATGGGATAAAATACATAGAAAGACCGGTCAGcaagaaagaaaacaatctgAAAAACACACCATTGAGACTGAAGTCCAACTTTATCTTTCATACGATTATGATATGATCAACGAAATAAAGTGCATAAAACTCATTGATAACAGCAGCGACCCACAGTGTAACGAATCAAACGAACTGACTTAAAACTAAAGGGAATACTGATATCGTTTGAAGAAGACATAACAGTACAGGTAGGTAGGAAATACAATGCTCATTCCAGTGGGAAATGCATGCTTAGTAGTCCAGTTTGTTCTTTTACGTTCCATTCGAAAAATGTTGACTTGTATAGAGACGTCAGTAGCTTTAATTGGAGTGCCTCGAATTTTGACATGTGATTGGTGCTCAATCCTGTTGCACTGGGGGTTCATCATCGAGGCAACGTTAACCGTGGTTACATATCTCCCTTTTAAAAAGCGATGTTAGGACACTATTATGAATTTCTTTTATACTATCGGTGCTTAGCAATAACACAATTACTGCAATGATAAACTTGTTTTTATTAAGCGTCTGGAGAGAGAACTGAACATGAGACCTCTTTGTTGCAAAATGTGCACCTCAACCACTAGTCTAGGAAGGAATTAGTTCATTCTTATGAACGTTAATCAttgcaaaattttgtttaaattgatATACAATCAATACGTTATTTGCGAATTCTCGTAGTTAACGCCTCCAATGGAGACTTGGGAAAAGGCTTTACTTGCATGTTGTGCAATTCATCCGTATGTGCTACATGCACATGTTGTGGAGTCTTACACCTCACACTAGATATTATATCAAGGTTAGGAACATATAATCGTTATATACTTCCTGTGTATAAAACCAAGACACATAAACGTAGAACAAAACTGTTTCACCTGATTCACATTTTACCTTATGTTAACGTTaacctccatatgagtgaaaaatgctcGAGCAATATATAACCAACCAACGAACTTATGTTAATAAACAATCAGGTCTGCATAGTATCATCTGAAAATTGACTCTTTCTTTGAAAGTCTTAATTCAGATATTTGATGAACACCAGTTCATACTGATGCTTTTCAATATTAGAATGCAGACTGCAATTCGCAATTATGAATGTTAGTTATCACAAGTTCTTTAAACCACAACGGATTTCGAATGAAAATTCGTTTGAATCAAACCGATTGTCAATATATGCCCTCAATATAACCAACATTCTCGGTAGTAAAACAGTTGTGTAATctatcatattttatatattgaatTTCCTACAAATATGACGTCTCCGTAcgagtgaacaattctcaagagggactctaaacaatattcaaccaacctACAATTATGATTATACCATTGCGCAttaacaaatcaataaaaagatTCAGtactgaagaaaacaaaattattttgacCAATTTGAAATTCGGAagcaaattaaatcattttgtGAGACACTATATGCAGATAGAGAGTTACAACTACTTGCTATTTATCTCAATACAATCGTAAGCACACCtgattaaaaaatataacaaaaatcAAATAAGATGAAGATGCACCTAACTTTCTAGAAGGTAGTATTCTAGAAAGTGAAATTTtggaaatgttaaaaaacataaaaattaatatgcCCCCTTATAGTGATGGGTTTTCCgagatttttaaaactattttggaatgattcaaaatatattaagaGCAATTAATTGTATTTTCACAAAAAGAGTCAACTAATTCCCAAAGACTTGACATTGTTTCATGTTTGCTAAGAAGTGAAAAGCCAAGACATGATTTAAAGAATTGGCGGCTCATTACTAaatgctttttacaaacttattTCTGGTTTTCCGACCTATAGAATGAAAGGAATATTAGAATCAATAATTTTAGATACACTGTctgaatttatgaaatgaagatatattggTGAAAATGATAACTTTATCTACGATAGAAtgttatatacataatataaagatacccctgtattactagtattGATATATCTTGAAATAGCATTTGATTCAATAGTTTGATTAATCACGTAAAAGGTTGTAGAGTGCTTTagatttggaaataattattgagTATATTAGAATTTGAATACCAATTTTAAAATGGAAATGGgataatgcaaataaaaacacACCAAAGGAAATGAAATCGACAAAAatcgtatatattttattatttgcaTGAACGGTGTTCGTTGCTACACTTACGTTTCTTGTGTATTAAAAGTTACACCCCATTCACATTATTCGTAGGTctaggttagaataggtcctcaatttACCCTGCCTGTCATACGAAACGATTAAATTTGGGCGGTCCGtcggatgataccgcaaaagAAGCGGTGCAGTACGATATATATCCCTCCTTActcaaagaccgtaagtgccgagcatagaaCAAAATGTGGaatcccttcaccggcaattgtgacgtctctatatgagtgaaaaactctcgagcgggacgttaagcaatatataGCTAACCAACGAGGATGAAAATATCTCACTCAGTAAGCCGAAATGTGACTGAACGGTTACTGAAAGGTTACTGAGTGGCAGAGTTCTGACACCCCGTCACCTATCAATACTGAATGGCACAGTTTCACACTGCAGTTTTCATTGGAGTTGCAGAATAACCCACATTTTCAACATTATTGTTGGGAACAATGTTTAATCCAATCTAGGAATCTTCCTGTTGGGTACAAAAAGGCATAAAATAATAGTTTTCCCTATATTTCTGATCCTAATAGACAATGTTGAATGATCCAGGATATTATGATGTTTGTAGAGAAGCCTTGTAAATTTAAGATCTTAGTTCCGATACATTTTCATTGAGTGACGCTTACTTAGTTTCCTACGTAAGTCAGTCCACAAACGATGCGCTGAATTGCGTAGACACCATTATATGATTTGCAGGTCAGATTTCACTAAGTGTTGGTGTTCTAACCAATAAAACGTCTCTATAGGAATGAAAAATTGTCGAGCTAAATAGTATACAACCAGCCAACTACATCtgtaaaagaaaatagattGCCTTTATtgagaaattattcaaaatgttgaatGCATAGCGACAAATACGATAATGGAAGAAAATGATATGACTTGTTTGTTTCAGATACGCCATGGCTGTATTGGACATCTTTTCATCAGGAAATATGGACACATGGTGGTTCCTAACAATAACTGCAATAGTCATTGTGGTCACAAAAGCGCTGCTATCCAGGTCCAAGTCCATTCCCGGACCATGGGGATTCCCAATAATTGGCCACATGTCTCTTCTTggaaaaaatcctttaaaaaagtTTGAATATTACAGAGCCAAATATGGCGATGTATATAAAATTCAacttggagtttggcctacaGTGATAATTAATGGTCATGATACCGTAAGAAAAGTCTTGAGTGAACAGTCTGATAGTTTTGCTGCAAGACCTcctttcaattcttttaaatcCATTGCCAACATGAAAACACTAACATTCAGTTATTTTAACCAAAGATATCTTCTGCATAGAAAAATTGGAAGTAGTGTTGTCCGAGAATATGCAACAAAACATAGCAAAAAGATGGAGGAGATCCTTCAGGACGAGGTCGATGTAATTGTTAATGAGTTTACCAGACAAAATGAGAAGCCGTTTAATCCTTATAAAACCGTAATGGAGGCAACAGGAAGCTTTATATACCAATTTTGCTATGGTAAAGGTGAAAATGTGAGAGATGATGAGGATTTcctacaatatataaaaaatttcagCAGTTTGGAAGAAATCACGAAGACGGGAAACCCCACAGATCTTCTACCGTGGATGAGATTTCTTTTTCGGGGAAAACTCcaaaagttttacaaacttaTCAGTGAAGCAAGAAAATATCgtacaaagaaaattaaaaaaaactattggAAACATTTGATCCGAAAGACATGCGTCATGCCGTAGATTTGTTAATGTCAAAGATAATAAGGTACAAATTAGGTGATGAGCCAAATGAGATTGGATTAACGAAAAATGATGTGTTAGGCGTCATTGGTGATTACTCGGGCGCAGGATTTGATCCGTCAGCGAAAGCCTTCCTTTGGCTACTCCTTTATGTGGCGGAATACCCAGCTGTTCAGAGAAAGATTCAGGAAgaaatagaaaagaaaatagGAAATCGAAGAGTTACAGCGAGCGACCGTGAGCAGATGCCATGGACGGAGGCAACGATTTTGGAATCGATGCTTCTTGCAGGAGTCTCTCCATTAGGTCTTCCTCACTGTGCAACAAAGGACGTCTTTGTAAACGGCTACATGATTAAGAAAGGTACT belongs to Ostrea edulis chromosome 7, xbOstEdul1.1, whole genome shotgun sequence and includes:
- the LOC125656521 gene encoding cytochrome P450 1A1-like; amino-acid sequence: MAVLDIFSSGNMDTWWFLTITAIVIVVTKALLSRSKSIPGPWGFPIIGHMSLLGKNPLKKFEYYRAKYGDVYKIQLGVWPTVIINGHDTVRKVLSEQSDSFAARPPFNSFKSIANMKTLTFSYFNQRYLLHRKIGSSVVREYATKHSKKMEEILQDEVDVIVNEFTRQNEKPFNPYKTVMEATGSFIYQFCYGKGENVRDDEDFLQYIKNFSSLEEITKTGNPTDLLPLLETFDPKDMRHAVDLLMSKIIRYKLGDEPNEIGLTKNDVLGVIGDYSGAGFDPSAKAFLWLLLYVAEYPAVQRKIQEEIEKKIGNRRVTASDREQMPWTEATILESMLLAGVSPLGLPHCATKDVFVNGYMIKKGTVVIFNYYSVGHDEQWEDTFEFKPGRFLNSEGKLNKSKIESVLSFSAGRRRCPGAVLARNELFLLLASVLQKCQIRKPQQEEYDLEGIFSTTYYPKPYNICVLSREF